A portion of the Chondrinema litorale genome contains these proteins:
- a CDS encoding ABC transporter permease gives MRKIRFILEKEFRQIFRNKGMLPIIFVMPIVQLLILANAATFDIKNIKIIILDQDHSTFSKRLVSNVNASPYFALQEPSANTEQAEDALKEEKSDMYVVIPADFEKDLMKEQNAEVQMIINAIDGSKAGLASAYFANLLANFNIEMASSYGLKTNAMLTSNNSSKSIAVANSNWYNQFLNYKFYMVPGILVLLVTMIGAFLSSMNIVREKEIGTIEQLNVTPIKNYEFIIGKLLPFWLIGLFELALGLTLAKIFYNIPIEGSLLIIFVFAGIYLLAVLGMGLLISTITETQQQSMFISWFFLVIFILLSGLFTAIENMPEWAQKITLFNPVRYFIEVTRMVMLKGAGFSAVKTQFVVMLAFAFCLNLLAILRYRKTAS, from the coding sequence ATGAGAAAAATAAGATTTATACTTGAAAAAGAATTTAGGCAGATTTTCAGAAATAAAGGAATGCTGCCGATCATTTTTGTGATGCCAATTGTACAGCTTCTCATACTAGCCAATGCTGCAACTTTCGATATTAAAAATATCAAGATTATCATTTTAGATCAGGATCACTCTACCTTCTCTAAAAGACTAGTGAGTAACGTAAATGCCTCGCCATATTTTGCATTACAAGAGCCTTCTGCAAATACAGAACAAGCTGAAGATGCGCTTAAAGAAGAAAAGTCTGATATGTATGTGGTAATTCCTGCAGATTTTGAGAAAGATTTAATGAAAGAACAAAATGCTGAAGTTCAAATGATTATCAACGCCATTGATGGCTCAAAAGCTGGGTTAGCAAGTGCCTATTTTGCAAATTTACTAGCTAACTTTAATATTGAAATGGCTTCATCATATGGCTTAAAAACCAATGCTATGCTTACTAGTAATAACAGTTCTAAAAGCATAGCTGTCGCTAATTCTAACTGGTACAATCAATTTCTCAATTATAAATTTTACATGGTTCCAGGAATTCTGGTTCTACTAGTCACTATGATTGGTGCTTTTCTCTCATCTATGAATATTGTGAGGGAAAAAGAAATTGGCACGATTGAGCAATTAAATGTTACTCCCATAAAGAATTATGAATTTATTATTGGTAAGTTGCTGCCCTTTTGGCTAATAGGCTTGTTTGAGCTTGCTTTAGGTTTAACATTAGCAAAAATCTTTTATAATATACCGATTGAAGGCTCTTTACTAATCATTTTTGTTTTTGCTGGAATTTATTTGCTAGCTGTTTTAGGCATGGGTTTGCTCATTTCTACCATTACGGAAACACAACAGCAATCTATGTTTATTTCTTGGTTCTTTCTTGTGATTTTCATTTTACTGAGTGGACTTTTTACGGCTATAGAAAACATGCCTGAGTGGGCACAAAAAATCACTTTGTTTAACCCTGTAAGATACTTTATTGAAGTTACCAGAATGGTAATGCTAAAAGGTGCGGGATTCTCAGCAGTTAAAACTCAATTTGTCGTGATGCTCGCTTTTGCATTTTGCCTAAATTTATTAGCTATTCTACGATACAGAAAAACAGCTAGTTAG
- a CDS encoding ABC transporter permease: protein MKKLKGFIVKEFFHIFRDYRTILILFGMPIMQIMLFGFAITNEIKNAKIAVLDHSKDELSRKLIEKISASEYFTLYTNLQNVDEMKTAFEEAKIKQAIIIEKGFAENLHKTNQANIQIISDATEPNTANTLSNYTQVVIRNFQQDLNKQQKSGVMQIDAEVQMRYNEKLKGVFLFVPGLITIILMLVSAMMTSISITKEKEMGTMEILLVSPLKPFQLILAKVIPYLLLSFLNACIILILGNYVFGVPVKGNLILLLVESMLFIITALSLGIFISTKTDSQQVALMVSLMGLMLPTIMLSGFIFPIENMPLPLQIISNFLPAKWFIIIVKSIMLKGSSFIYVWKETLILLGFTTLFIGLSVKNFKIRLA from the coding sequence ATGAAAAAACTCAAAGGATTTATAGTTAAGGAGTTCTTCCACATATTTAGAGATTATCGCACTATTTTAATCTTGTTTGGTATGCCAATTATGCAGATTATGCTTTTTGGATTTGCCATTACCAATGAGATTAAAAATGCAAAAATTGCAGTGCTCGATCATTCAAAAGACGAATTGAGTAGAAAACTGATAGAAAAAATCTCAGCATCTGAGTATTTTACTTTATACACAAACCTTCAGAATGTGGATGAGATGAAAACAGCGTTTGAAGAAGCCAAAATCAAACAAGCTATCATCATCGAAAAAGGTTTTGCTGAAAATCTTCACAAAACGAATCAGGCAAATATTCAGATTATTTCTGATGCTACAGAGCCTAACACAGCTAATACATTATCCAATTACACACAAGTAGTTATCCGTAATTTTCAACAAGATTTAAACAAGCAGCAAAAGTCTGGAGTAATGCAAATCGATGCAGAAGTACAAATGCGCTACAACGAAAAATTAAAAGGCGTTTTTCTATTTGTACCCGGTTTAATTACCATTATTCTCATGCTAGTTTCTGCCATGATGACTTCCATTTCCATTACCAAAGAAAAAGAGATGGGAACCATGGAAATTTTACTGGTTTCGCCTTTAAAGCCTTTTCAATTAATTCTGGCTAAAGTTATTCCCTATTTGCTACTTTCATTCTTAAATGCTTGTATCATCTTGATACTGGGAAATTATGTTTTTGGTGTGCCTGTTAAGGGAAACCTGATTCTCTTACTCGTAGAATCTATGTTGTTTATCATCACAGCCTTATCTCTGGGAATATTTATATCTACTAAAACAGATTCTCAACAAGTGGCTTTAATGGTTTCTCTAATGGGATTAATGCTACCAACTATTATGTTATCAGGGTTCATTTTCCCAATTGAAAACATGCCGCTTCCGCTACAAATAATTTCCAATTTCTTACCGGCTAAATGGTTCATCATTATCGTGAAAAGCATCATGCTAAAGGGTAGCAGTTTTATTTATGTATGGAAAGAAACCCTCATTCTACTTGGCTTTACTACATTATTTATTGGCCTAAGTGTTAAAAACTTTAAGATTAGACTAGCTTAA
- a CDS encoding WD40 repeat domain-containing protein — protein sequence MSVSLASSPVNIFYNDSVDYPRLEKIFRGLRSIGIEAELLKVTESEIISDGAVLPIGDNSASKIIILTFKFNESETIRKFINERADDVDLIIIRLDDSKFDIDTKNIFNIDATIFNDELTVKWVCKKVSFLKNYSEISKSLLSRAMHWSENKEDTSLLLEKSELFEYIEWLEQAVEGKKDLNNFKLKQEFLSVSREHHLPLADAYLHCGINNPGVSSNIIQFLRDGGYEIISGNYISPKTQNKTFNDHDIRRSKNIIFIYSAQSTTNSECQRIVSYAMSMNKRIITLISPEMKNQPIPPQLDAENVVKIPTDWMFHQDFAKQIEEKLLRDQDYVEKHTKFLIKSLVWVKHKKIYKDLLKGPEAIEAGEWMATAQEENLTPAISPLQKLFIDKSIAAHSLSKNLRLGAIILSILLVFLGVLFFLFVLNGQSTALNKKEHKLIFKETNLSDVSSGEDFFNKWQKLKSNPETPNKDFLNLYYGTSRFLNQIGSTYKTITNFEFNSDGSKVLLAYGLNYFDMFDGEGNLLHRFEVKDHQIFKASFGFNEKTIFTSGSREKLCIWETDGKLLKESNPGEQLVCRDFVFLEKEKKIAFKVSDYKVIVTDELLNTISELKSANKIIRLITGQRGSELHVFTESKYFKYHKKFDRPLETADLPFAANDACLVNSNFFLLAKDGIFYKKTKNNGWEKLKMNDLNAIQLFYNYQLACFYTLSRNNGIKQWSLEGDLLGSYQVENIISYRLLNTVDKNQVLFTGTTASGQTLLYKLPVHPPFFQKVVKLEESAKRIARYNDNYFLVSNRDRISLYNIKSRRKEWTIENANKWSCIVASDKAGKIAAGDCEGIIYLFDLKGNKIKTVKAHEGKIKSLAFAPDGKEVVSAGTDHYLIKVDMDGEIIYKTKKHRSAINFVTYSRDGQHFLSAGDDQEIIVWENNGKLYNKLNGPSSSGIYADFSKTASFIVSLGLGGDYTLWDIEGNVIRFERNVEGYKPLKTFFAHDGESVILCEKNEIKGIDARGNDLFTIDLPDNIEVIDVYQSAETFDYVEILAKDKHKNSYFAAQLATNIDVLEKDFIDQVKPSI from the coding sequence ATGTCGGTATCACTTGCCAGTAGCCCGGTAAACATATTCTATAATGATTCTGTAGACTATCCACGCCTCGAAAAAATTTTTAGGGGTTTAAGAAGTATAGGAATTGAGGCAGAGTTACTGAAAGTAACTGAGTCAGAAATTATTTCTGATGGAGCTGTTTTGCCAATTGGAGATAATAGTGCGTCAAAAATTATAATTCTTACTTTTAAGTTTAATGAATCAGAAACAATCCGAAAATTTATAAATGAGAGAGCTGATGATGTTGACCTGATAATTATTAGGCTGGATGATAGTAAGTTTGATATTGATACAAAAAATATTTTTAACATAGATGCGACCATTTTCAATGATGAACTCACTGTAAAATGGGTATGCAAAAAGGTATCATTTTTAAAGAATTACTCAGAGATTTCAAAAAGTCTTTTAAGCCGTGCAATGCACTGGTCAGAGAATAAAGAAGATACAAGTCTTTTGCTTGAAAAAAGCGAACTTTTTGAATATATAGAATGGCTAGAACAAGCGGTAGAAGGTAAAAAAGACCTTAATAATTTCAAATTAAAGCAAGAATTTCTTTCTGTTTCTAGAGAGCATCATCTTCCATTGGCAGATGCTTACTTGCATTGTGGCATAAATAACCCTGGTGTTTCAAGCAATATTATTCAGTTTTTAAGAGATGGAGGTTATGAAATAATTTCTGGAAATTATATTTCTCCCAAAACTCAAAATAAGACTTTTAACGACCATGATATAAGAAGGAGTAAAAACATTATTTTTATTTATTCTGCACAAAGTACAACCAATAGTGAGTGCCAGAGGATCGTTTCTTATGCCATGAGCATGAATAAAAGGATTATCACTTTGATAAGTCCTGAAATGAAGAACCAGCCAATCCCACCGCAATTAGATGCTGAAAATGTGGTGAAGATTCCTACAGACTGGATGTTCCATCAAGATTTTGCAAAACAAATAGAAGAAAAACTTTTAAGAGATCAAGACTATGTTGAGAAACATACTAAGTTTTTAATAAAATCACTTGTATGGGTTAAACATAAGAAAATTTATAAAGATTTATTGAAGGGTCCAGAAGCGATTGAAGCAGGAGAGTGGATGGCAACTGCTCAAGAAGAAAATTTAACCCCAGCTATCTCTCCGTTACAAAAGCTTTTTATTGATAAAAGTATAGCTGCTCATAGCTTGAGTAAAAACCTAAGATTAGGTGCTATTATCTTATCTATACTTCTAGTCTTTTTAGGTGTATTATTTTTTCTTTTTGTATTAAATGGTCAAAGTACGGCTTTAAATAAAAAAGAACATAAGCTCATATTTAAAGAAACAAACCTTTCTGATGTTTCGTCTGGTGAAGATTTCTTTAATAAGTGGCAGAAGCTAAAGAGCAACCCAGAAACTCCTAATAAAGATTTTCTCAATTTGTATTATGGAACTAGCCGGTTTTTGAATCAAATTGGGAGTACATATAAAACAATAACAAACTTTGAGTTTAATAGTGATGGATCTAAAGTGCTTTTGGCATATGGTCTTAACTATTTCGATATGTTTGATGGTGAGGGTAATCTTTTGCACCGCTTTGAAGTAAAAGATCATCAGATTTTTAAAGCATCATTCGGCTTTAATGAAAAAACCATTTTTACTAGTGGCTCCAGAGAAAAATTATGTATTTGGGAGACTGATGGAAAACTACTAAAGGAATCTAATCCTGGTGAACAATTGGTTTGCCGGGATTTTGTATTTTTAGAAAAAGAAAAGAAAATTGCTTTTAAGGTTTCAGATTATAAAGTAATTGTAACTGATGAACTATTAAATACTATAAGTGAATTAAAATCTGCTAATAAAATAATTAGGCTAATTACTGGCCAGAGAGGATCTGAGCTGCATGTTTTTACAGAATCTAAGTATTTTAAATATCACAAAAAATTTGATAGACCTCTTGAAACTGCAGATTTACCGTTTGCGGCAAATGATGCTTGTTTAGTTAATTCTAATTTTTTTTTGCTAGCTAAGGATGGTATTTTCTATAAAAAAACTAAAAATAATGGTTGGGAAAAGCTAAAAATGAATGATTTAAATGCCATTCAACTTTTTTATAATTATCAACTTGCCTGCTTTTACACCTTATCTAGAAACAACGGAATTAAGCAATGGAGTCTCGAAGGAGATTTGTTAGGTAGCTACCAAGTTGAAAATATTATCAGTTACAGACTATTGAATACTGTAGATAAAAATCAAGTTTTGTTTACCGGAACAACTGCCTCTGGACAAACATTGCTTTATAAATTACCTGTTCATCCACCATTTTTCCAGAAAGTTGTAAAGCTAGAAGAATCGGCTAAAAGAATTGCTAGATACAACGATAACTACTTTTTAGTAAGTAATAGAGATAGAATATCGCTCTATAATATTAAAAGCAGAAGAAAAGAATGGACAATCGAAAATGCCAACAAATGGAGCTGTATAGTGGCTTCTGATAAAGCAGGTAAAATTGCGGCAGGTGATTGTGAGGGTATTATTTATCTTTTTGATTTAAAAGGAAATAAAATTAAAACGGTAAAAGCACATGAAGGCAAAATAAAATCGCTGGCTTTTGCTCCTGATGGTAAAGAAGTAGTGAGTGCAGGCACAGATCATTATTTAATAAAGGTGGATATGGATGGAGAGATCATCTATAAAACCAAAAAACATAGGTCTGCAATAAATTTTGTTACCTATAGCCGAGATGGTCAGCATTTTTTAAGCGCAGGTGACGACCAAGAAATTATTGTTTGGGAAAATAATGGCAAGCTCTATAACAAATTAAATGGCCCATCTTCTTCTGGGATTTATGCAGACTTCTCTAAAACAGCCAGTTTTATTGTAAGCTTGGGACTAGGTGGCGATTATACCTTATGGGATATTGAAGGTAACGTTATCCGTTTTGAAAGAAATGTAGAAGGTTATAAGCCTTTAAAAACATTCTTCGCACACGATGGTGAATCTGTAATTCTATGCGAGAAGAATGAAATTAAAGGAATTGATGCAAGAGGCAATGATCTTTTTACCATTGATCTGCCAGACAATATCGAAGTAATTGATGTGTATCAGTCTGCTGAAACTTTTGATTATGTAGAGATTCTAGCAAAAGACAAACACAAGAACAGTTATTTTGCGGCTCAGTTAGCTACGAATATTGACGTATTAGAAAAGGATTTTATCGATCAGGTAAAACCTAGTATTTAA